In Monodelphis domestica isolate mMonDom1 chromosome 4, mMonDom1.pri, whole genome shotgun sequence, one DNA window encodes the following:
- the LOC103101017 gene encoding uncharacterized protein LOC103101017 isoform X3 has product MEEILQWTNGEKTQVISKRGRANASLRTTSKLVKPPFSSKHKVETPLVFERFPKISTSWNSQKKEPTHPKQQPSPLPLCENRSEELPQLKQKPSYLQLPDHKDEELPQHRQKPPTPPISNHQDEAIPLINCKSKTMGDPSTCPDSQVNDRPVPASLSHSAETPQNLKNNIRVLTVMVSREGTNLWPKCLILQSPHSDHHHSLEEAPDIDYMNQVTKHALEETALPFLKGNQQSGPCTLPSSLPKYVNRGTSTDFPWPPFNVMVANITSSDPNHQARVIMRQLRGFTPSTKSVSDSYLSLGAWRTSGSFPFAEHIAEASPGSDYKAEDTTGLPLHSKHKVTIPPLGVDHFSKVAPDLSPQTAIPMGSEHRTSTSVVLSDGPEAAPGSKTQDVKTLSPPISQTEYLLYSGLLDKDSLALESKFRGPIDLGQKVETSICSDNQVSSSLYPNQQAQVIQSPDCQNVVTLSPDDYVQYLNIFDLQKKETLVPILQNDLELGGPSHYQTQIVPDSYEMILLLSDKTKAIPPLSHDHTTEPESQSKKATQPHDTKNQAVPQLCPDYEMVPPQTTEDHPREARPNTSEQVSHQTEVDFWKITPQEPDHQVITPPSQDNRETTSPGIDQEVITPPGKDDSKAPSLNIDSLVITPPGKDDSEVPSWNIDSLVITPPMQDDSEAPSLNIDNLVITPPGKDDSEAPSLNIDNLVITPPMQDDSEAPSLNIDNLVTTPPRKDDSEAPSLNIDNLVITPPMQDDSEAPSLNIDNLVITPPGKDDSEAPSLNIDNMVITPPMQDDSEAPSLNIDNMVTTLPGKDDSEAPSLNKDSLVITPPAKDDSEAPFLNIDNLVITPPMQDDSEAPSLNIDNLFITPPAKDDSEALSLNIDSLVITTPRQDDSETPSLNIDNLVITPLKQDDSETPWQDEAKTPSLVMDGQIITPPWEDDGGKYSPGIDCQVKTPPWQEDTEIPLQGITSPCQDDSETLSLGIDHQVITPPWQDDTETPSLGKECQVITPPCQDDDAAPSLGTDHQVITTLWQDNSKMSSLGIDHLIINPPWQDEGEIPSLGIDHQVITPPRQDDSETPSLDIEHQIITPPKQDEGEIPFLDINHQILTLPWEETSSLGIDHQVIILPWQDEGETPSLGIDDQIIIQPWQDDRESLSLVMDQQVIRPPWQDNSETHSLGTDHQTINTPWQDDVERPSLSLDHQVITLPWQDDSETPSLGLDCQVITLPWQDDNETPSLSLDHQVITLPWQDDSETPSLGLDCQVITLPWQEGNETPSLDLDHQFITPLCQDDGAVPSEGMQYQVITPPDSYHLTEAIPSTYLNLEAIVEPSEQALPQNYLYHGAKKSMRPEYQSTASLGQSNQVEIGSDANNNQSTFPTDQDDQVRVSIMPEEKTIPLSPPNSDYKNKTPLGLQNQTIQKREIPWHLKHIKPYTVEGSDNISARTVQAIVNSIPEEKIKNDICKQILFRRMKENTQQRPGKCMSTSYAVCLQCVSWVPNGCHHDKEMNHLFEAEMLVMPIPLPGSKEDMGLKFVLRVPHIPISLFNQFFQEPQNQCQLHSQLSNFPSPSQTALNESHVPAKAELLDYSKNDYTLEIKTSNNQEQLTKEMPIRRESKENEKSREHVKNFKSLLEKFQKQRQN; this is encoded by the coding sequence AGGAAGGGCAAATGCATCTCTGAGAACAACTTCTAAACTTGTTAAGCCTCCATTTAGCTCAAAACACAAAGTAGAGACTCCTCTAGTTTTTGAGCGCTTTCCCAAGATCTCAACAAGCTGGAACAGTCAAAAGAAGGAGCCAACACACCCCAAACAACAGCCATCACCTCTCCCACTCTGCGAGAACAGGTCTGAAGAACTCCCACAACTCAAACAGAAGCCATCCTATCTCCAGCTCCCTGACCACAAGGATGAGGAACTCCCACAACACAGACAGAAGCCCCCAACGCCGCCAATATCCAACCACCAGGATGAGGCAATACCATTGATTAACTGTAAGAGCAAGACTATGGGTGACCCTTCCACATGCCCTGACTCTCAGGTCAATGACAGACCTGTCCCAGCAAGTTTGAGTCACTCAGCTGAAACACCTCAGAACCTTAAGAACAATATCAGAGTTTTAACTGTTATGGTGAGCAGAGAAGGAACCAACCTCTGGCCCAAATGTCTAATTCTACAATCACCCCATTCTGACCACCACCATTCTTTAGAAGAAGCACCAGACATTGATTATATGAACCAAGTTACAAAGCATGCCCTCGAGGAAACAGCTCTGCCTTTTCTAAAAGGCAACCAGCAATCTGGACCCTGCACTTTACCTTCATCCTTGCCCAAATATGTCAACAGGGGCACAAGCACAGATTTCCCCTGGCCTCCGTTCAATGTGATGGTTGCAAATATTACATCATCAGATCCCAACCACCAGGCCAGGGTAATTATGAGACAATTAAGAGGTTTCACACCAAGTACCAAATCAGTCTCTGATTCTTACCTATCTCTGGGTGCATGGAGAACCTCTGGGTCCTTCCCATTTGCTGAACATATAGCTGAGGCTTCACCAGGCTCTGATTACAAGGCCGAAGACACTACTGGGCTACCATTACATTCTAAGCACAAAGTTACGATTCCTCCTCTAGGAGTTGATCATTTTAGCAAGGTTGCACCAGATCTAAGTCCTCAGACTGCAATTCCCATGGGCTCTGAACATAGAACTTCCACCTCAGTGGTCTTGAGTGATGGGCCTGAAGCAGCACCTGGTTCCAAGACACAGGACGTAAAAACGCTGTCTCCTCCCATCAGCCAGACTGAATACCTACTTTATTCTGGACTTTTGGATAAGGATTCACTGGCACTAGAGTCTAAGTTCAGAGGCCCCATTGACCTTGGCCAGAAAGTTGAGACTTCGATATGCTCCGATAACCAGGTCTCCTCTTCACTCTACCCTAACCAACAGGCACAGGTTATACAGAGCCCAGACTGCCAAAATGTAGTAACTCTAAGCCCTGATGACTATGTACAATATCTAAATATTTTTGAtcttcaaaagaaagaaacactTGTCCCAATACTCCAGAATGATCTTGAATTGGGTGGTCCTAGTCACTACCAAACTCAAATTGTACCAGACTCTTATGAGATGATACTTCTACTGAGTGATAAAACCAAGGCCATACCTCCACTCAGTCATGACCACACAACTGAGCCTGAATCACAGTCTAAGAAGGCCACTCAACCACATGACACAAAAAATCAAGCAGTGCCTCAGTTATGCCCAGATTATGAGATGGTTCCCCCTCAAACCACTGAAGATCACCCAAGGGAGGCTAGGCCTAATACAAGTGAACAAGTCTCACATCAAACAGAAGTAGACTTCTGGAAAATAACGCCACAGGAACCAGACCACCAGGTCATAACTCCACCATCACAAGATAATAGAGAGACAACTTCACCAGGCATAGACCAAGAGGTCATAACTCCACCAGGGAAAGATGACAGCAAGGCACCTTCACTGAACATAGACAGCTTGGTCATAACTCCACCAGGGAAAGATGACAGTGAGGTACCTTCATGGAATATAGACAGCCTGGTCATAACTCCACCAATGCAAGATGACAGTGAGGCACCTTCACTGAACATAGACAACCTAGTCATAACTCCACCAGGGAAAGATGACAGTGAGGCACCTTCACTGAACATAGACAACCTGGTCATAACTCCACCAATGCAAGATGACAGTGAGGCACCTTCACTGAACATAGACAACTtggtcacaactccaccaaggaAAGATGACAGTGAGGCACCTTCACTGAACATAGATAACCTGGTCATAACTCCACCAATGCAAGATGACAGTGAGGCACCTTCACTGAACATAGACAACCTGGTCATAACTCCACCAGGGAAAGATGACAGTGAGGCACCTTCACTGAACATAGACAACATGGTCATAACTCCACCAATGCAAGATGACAGTGAGGCACCTTCACTGAACATAGACAACATGGTCACAACTCTACCAGGGAAAGATGACAGTGAGGCACCTTCACTGAATAAAGACAGCCTGGTCATAACTCCACCAGCGAAAGATGACAGTGAGGCACCTTTCCTAAACATAGACAACCTGGTCATAACCCCACCAATGCAAGATGACAGTGAGGCACCTTCACTGAACATAGACAACctgttcataactccaccagcaaaagATGATAGTGAGGCACTTTCGCTGAACATAGACAGCCTGGTCATAACGACACCAAGGCAAGATGACAGCGAGACACCTTCACTGAACATAGACAACCTGGTCATAACTCCACTGAAGCAGGATGACAGTGAAACGCCATGGCAGGATGAAGCTAAAACACCTTCATTGGTCATGGATGGCCAAATCATAACTCCACCATGGGAGGATGATGGGGGGAAATATTCACCAGGCATAGACTGCCAGGTCAAAACTCCACCATGGCAGGAAGACACTGAGATACCTTTACAAGGTATAACCTCACCATGTCAGGATGATAGTGAGACGCTTTCACTGGGCATAGACCACCAAGTCATAACTCCACCATGGCAGGATGACACTGAGACACCTTCATTGGGCAAAGAATGCCAAGTTATAACTCCACCATGTCAGGATGATGATGCAGCTCCTTCACTTGGCACAGACCACCAGGTCATAACTACATTATGGCAGGATAATAGTAAGATGTCTTCACTGGGCATAGACCATCTCATAATAAATCCGCCATGGCAGGATGAAGGTGAGATACCTTCTCTGGGCATAGATCACCAGGTCATAACTCCACCACGGCAGGATGACAGTGAAACACCTTCACTGGACATAGAGCACCAGATCATAACACCACCAAAACAGGATGAAGGTGAGATACCCTTTCTAGACATAAATCACCAGATCCTAACTCTACCATGGGAGGAAACATCTTCACTGGGCATAGACCACCAGGTCATAATTCTACCCTGGCAGGATGAAGGTGAGACACCTTCACTGGGCATAGATGACCAGATCATAATTCAACCATGGCAGGATGACAGAGAGTCACTTTCACTAGTCATGGACCAACAGGTCATAAGACCACCATGGCAGGATAACAGTGAGACACATTCCTTGGGCACAGACCACCAGACCATAAATACACCATGGCAAGATGACGTTGAAAGACCTTCACTGAGCTTAGACCACCAAGTCATAACTCTACCATGGCAGGATGACAGTGAGACACCATCACTGGGCTTAGACTGCCAGGTCATAACTTTACCATGGCAGGATGACAATGAGACACCTTCACTGAGCTTAGACCACCAGGTCATAACTCTACCATGGCAGGATGACAGTGAGACACCTTCACTGGGCTTAGATTGCCAGGTCATAACTCTACCATGGCAGGAAGGCAATGAGACACCTTCACTGGACTTAGACCaccagttcataactccactGTGTCAAGATGATGGTGCAGTTCCTTCAGAGGGCATGCAATACCAGGTCATAACTCCACCTGACTCTTACCACCTCACTGAAGCTATACCAAGTACATACCTCAATTTAGAGGCAATAGTAGAGCCCAGTGAGCAAGCCTTGCCTCAAAATTACTTATACCATGGGGCAAAAAAGTCAATGAGACCAGAGTACCAAAGTACAGCTTCACTTGGTCAGAGCAATCAGGTTGAAATTGGATCAGATGCCAACAACAACCAGAGCACATTTCCAACAGATCAGGATGATCAAGTTAGAGTTTCAATCATGCCTGAAGAAAAGACCATTCCTTTATCCCCTCCTAACTCTGACTACAAAAATAAAACTCCACTTGGGCTCCAAAATCAGACTatacagaaaagagaaatcccatgGCATTTGAAGCACATCAAACCATACACCGTTGAGGGCAGTGACAATATCTCTGCAAGAACAGTACAAGCCATTGTTAATTCCATCCCtgaggagaaaattaaaaatgatatatgtaagCAGATTCTCTTTCGGCGGATGAAGGAAAATACCCAACAGAGGCCTGGTAAATGCATGTCAACCAGCTATGCAGTCTGCTTACAATGTGTCTCCTGGGTCCCAAATGGCTGTCACCATGACAAGGAAATGAACCATCTTTTTGAAGCAGAAATGTTAGTCATGCCAATACCTCTGCCAGGTTCTAAAGAGGATATGGGCTTGAAATTTGTCCTGAGAGTGCCCCATATACCCATTTCTTTATTCAATCAGTTTTTCCAAGAGCCCCAAAATCAATGTCAATTACATAGTCAATTATCAAACTTTCCATCACCCTCACAAACAGCCCTCAATGAGTCCCATGTGCCTGCAAAGGCTGAGTTGCTTGATTATTCAAAAAATGATTACACTTTGGAAATTAAAACATCTAACAATCAAGAGCAACTCACAAAAGAGATGCCCATAAggagagaaagtaaagaaaatgaaaagtcaaGGGAACATGTAAAGAATTTCAAATCTCTGCTTGAGAAATTtcaaaagcaaagacaaaattaa